A genomic stretch from Onychostoma macrolepis isolate SWU-2019 chromosome 02, ASM1243209v1, whole genome shotgun sequence includes:
- the LOC131526449 gene encoding C-C motif chemokine 20-like, translating into MKFTLFTAIFFSMGWMSIEVSVDDVLRPVNCCLVVTDIKIPVTNIVGYYIQEPVSCPVRAVVFHTSKNKKICSDPDNNWAKKAMKILDSRIQLTKEPSKEPAVCDTSTANVIPTTRTIQGITTEGDGLPGSYTMTSTISVRHILLHLFRALKSRSKKGLHKIQMGIKE; encoded by the exons ATGAAGTTCACTCTGTTTACTGCTATTTTTTTCTCCATGGGGTGGATGAGTATTGAGGTATCAG TAGATGATGTTCTTCGTCCAGTAAACTGCTGTCTTGTTGTGACAGACATCAAAATACCAGTTACAAACATTGTGGGCTATTACATACAAGAGCCAGTGTCGTGTCCTGTCAGAGCTGTAGT GTTCCACAccagcaaaaataaaaagatttgttCAGATCCAGATAACAACTGGGCTAAGAAAGCAATGAAGATACTGGATAGTAGAATTCAGCTGACAAAGGAACCTTCCAAAGAACCTGCCGTGTGTGATACAAGTACAGCAAATGTGATCCCAACTACACGTACAATACAAGGAATCACCACTGAGG gagatggacttccAGGAAGTTATACTATGACAAGTACCATATCAGTTCGTCACATTCTGTTGCATCTCTTCAGAGCTTTAAA gtCTCGCAGCAAGAAAGGGCTCCACAAGATCCAAATGGGGATTAAAGAATGA